The Strix aluco isolate bStrAlu1 chromosome 1, bStrAlu1.hap1, whole genome shotgun sequence genome has a window encoding:
- the LRP12 gene encoding low-density lipoprotein receptor-related protein 12 isoform X1: protein MAPWGSAEGSPAWRSAQLLLLVVSCCGNGALAEHSENVHISGVSTACGDIPEQIRSPSGTITSPGWPSEYPARINCSWYIHANPGEIITISFQDFDVQGSRRCSSDWLTIGSHKNIEGYRACGSSIPSPYISSQDHVWIRFHSDDSISRKGFRLAYFAGKSDEPNCDCDQFHCANGKCIPESWKCNNMDECGDNSDEEICAKANPQTASSFQPCAYNQFQCLSRFTKLYTCLPESLKCDGNIDCLDLGDEVDCHVPTCGQWLKYFYGTFSSPNYPDFYPPGSNCTWLIDTGDHRKVILRFTDFKLDGTGYGDYVKIYDGLEENPRRLLRVLTAFDSHAPLTVVSSSGQIRVHFCADKVNAARGFNATYQVDGFCLPWEIPCGGNWGCYTEQQRCDGYWHCPNGRDETNCTMCQRDEFPCSRNGVCYPRSDRCNYQNHCPNGSDEKNCFFCQPGNFHCKNNRCVFESWVCDSQDDCGDGSDEENCPVIVPTRVITAAVIGSLICGLLLVIALGCTCKLYSLRMFERRSFETHLSRVEAELLRREAPPSYGQLIAQGLIPPVEDFPVCSPNQASVLENLRLAVRSQLGFTSIRLPIAGRSSNIWNRIFNFARSRHSGSLALVSADGDDVASQSTSREAERNNTHRSLFSVESDDTDTENERRDTAGAVGGVAATLPQKVPPATAIEATVGACGSSSAQSGSSGNTDSGREVTSVEPPSTSPARHQLTSALSRMTQGLRWVRFTLGRSSSVNQNQSPLRQLDNGVSGREEDDDVEMLIPVSDVASDFDMNDCSRPLLDLSSDQGPGLRQPYSATHHGVRSCSRDGPCESCGIVHTAQIPDTCLEATVKNETSDDEALLLC, encoded by the exons GAAATGGTGCTCTTGCAGAACATTCTGAAAATGTGCATATTTCAGGAGTGTCAACGG CTTGTGGAGATATTCCAGAACAAATCCGATCACCAAGTGGGACAATCACAAGTCCAGGGTGGCCCTCTGAGTATCCTGCCCGAATCAACTGTAGCTGGTACATCCATGCAAACCCAGGGGAGATCATTACTATAAG ctttcaaGATTTTGATGTTCAAGGATCACGACGATGCAGCTCAGATTGGTTAACAATTGGAAGCCACAAGAATATTGAAGGCTATAGAGCATGCGGCTCCTCCATTCCTTCACCGTACATCTCTTCACAGGATCATGTTTGGATCAGATTTCATTCAGATGATAGCATCTCCAGAAAAGGCTTCAGATTAGCCTACTTTGCTG ggaAATCTGATGAACCAAATTGTGATTGTGACCAGTTTCATTGTGCTAATGGGAAGTGTATTCCAGAAAGTTGGAAATGTAATAATATGGATGAATGTGGAGATAACTCAGATGAAGAAATCTGTGCCAAAGCTAATCCTCAGACAGCTTCTTCCTTTCAACCTTGTGCTTACAATCAGTTCCAGTGTCTTTCTCGCTTCACCAAGCTTTACACTTGCCTTCCAGAATCTTTAAAATGTGATGGTAACATTGATTGTCTTGACCTAGGAGATGAAGTAGACTGTCATGTGCCAACATGTGGGCAGTGGTTAAAATACTTTTATGGTACTTTCAGTTCTCCCAATTATCCTGACTTCTATCCACCTGGAAGCAACTGCACCTGGCTGATAGACACTGGTGATCATCGCAAAGTAATTTTGCGATTCACTGATTTTAAACTTGATGGTACAGGTTACGGAGACTATGTCAAAATATATGATGGATTAGAGGAGAATCCACGGAGGCTGTTGCGTGTGCTAACAGCATTTGACTCTCATGCTCCCCTCACAGTTGTTTCATCCTCAGGACAGATAAGAGTGCATTTTTGTGCTGACAAAGTGAATGCTGCAAGAGGATTCAATGCCACCTATCAAGTAGATGGCTTCTGTTTGCCCTGGGAAATCCCATGTGGTGGAAATTGGGGTTGCTACACAGAGCAGCAACGCTGTGATGGCTACTGGCACTGTCCAAATGGAAGGGATGAAACCAACTGCACCATGTGCCAAAGAGATGAGTTTCCCTGCTCTCGAAATGGTGTTTGCTACCCTCGTTCAGATCGCTGCAACTACCAGAATCATTGCCCTAATGGGTcagatgaaaaaaattgtttcttctgtCAGCCAGGAAACTTTCATTGTAAAAACAACCGCTGTGTGTTTGAGAGCTGGGTTTGTGATTCTCAAGATGACTGTGGTGATGGCAGTGATGAAGAGAATTGCCCAGTCATTGTGCCCACTAGAGTAATAACTGCAGCTGTCATTGGGAGTCTTATCTGTGGATTGCTGCTTGTCATTGCACTGGGATGTACTTGTAAATTGTACTCACTCAGGATGTTTGAGCGAAG atcATTTGAAACTCATTTGTCAAGGGTTGAGGCTGAACTGTTAAGAAGAGAAGCTCCTCCATCCTATGGACAGTTAATTGCCCAGGGTTTAATTCCACCAGTTGAAGATTTTCCTGTTTGTTCACCAAATCAG GCTTCAGTTCTGGAAAACCTGAGACTAGCAGTACGATCTCAGCTTGGATTTACCTCAATCAGACTTCCTATTGCTGGCAGATCAAGTAACATTTGGAATCgaatttttaattttgcaaggtCACGTCATTCTGGATCATTGGCATTGGTCTCAGCGGATGGAGATGATGTTGCCAGCCAAAGTACTAGTAGAGAAGCTGAAAGAAATAATACTCACAGAAGTCTGTTTTCAGTTGAATCTGATGATacagacacagaaaatgagagaagagacaCAGCAGGAGCAGTTGGTGGTGTTGCTGCCACCTTGCCTCAGAAAGTCCCACCTGCAACAGCAATAGAAGCAACAGTTGGAGCATGTGGGAGTTCCTCTGCTCAGAGCGGCAGTAGCGGTAACACGGATAGTGGAAGAGAAGTGACGAGTGTAGAGCCCCCAAGCACAAGTCCCGCACGTCACCAGCTCACTAGCGCACTAAGTCGTATGACTCAAGGCTTACGCTGGGTACGCTTTACTTTAGGGAGATCAAGCTCAGTGAATCAGAACCAAAGTCCTTTGAGACAGCTTGATAATGGGGTAAGTGGAAGAGAAGAGGATGATGATGTTGAAATGTTAATTCCAGTCTCTGATGTAGCATCAGACTTTGACATGAATGACTGTTCAAGACCTCTACTTGATCTCAGCTCAGATCAAGGACCAGGGCTTAGACAGCCTTACAGTGCAACACATCACGGTGTAAGGTCATGCAGTCGAGATGGCCCCTGTGAGAGCTGTGGCATCGTACACACTGCCCAGATACCCGACACTTGCTTAGAAGCAACAGTGAAAAATGAAACTAGTGACGATGAGGCATTATTACTCTGCTAG
- the LRP12 gene encoding low-density lipoprotein receptor-related protein 12 isoform X3 yields MAPWGSAEGSPAWRSAQLLLLVVSCCACGDIPEQIRSPSGTITSPGWPSEYPARINCSWYIHANPGEIITISFQDFDVQGSRRCSSDWLTIGSHKNIEGYRACGSSIPSPYISSQDHVWIRFHSDDSISRKGFRLAYFAGKSDEPNCDCDQFHCANGKCIPESWKCNNMDECGDNSDEEICAKANPQTASSFQPCAYNQFQCLSRFTKLYTCLPESLKCDGNIDCLDLGDEVDCHVPTCGQWLKYFYGTFSSPNYPDFYPPGSNCTWLIDTGDHRKVILRFTDFKLDGTGYGDYVKIYDGLEENPRRLLRVLTAFDSHAPLTVVSSSGQIRVHFCADKVNAARGFNATYQVDGFCLPWEIPCGGNWGCYTEQQRCDGYWHCPNGRDETNCTMCQRDEFPCSRNGVCYPRSDRCNYQNHCPNGSDEKNCFFCQPGNFHCKNNRCVFESWVCDSQDDCGDGSDEENCPVIVPTRVITAAVIGSLICGLLLVIALGCTCKLYSLRMFERRSFETHLSRVEAELLRREAPPSYGQLIAQGLIPPVEDFPVCSPNQASVLENLRLAVRSQLGFTSIRLPIAGRSSNIWNRIFNFARSRHSGSLALVSADGDDVASQSTSREAERNNTHRSLFSVESDDTDTENERRDTAGAVGGVAATLPQKVPPATAIEATVGACGSSSAQSGSSGNTDSGREVTSVEPPSTSPARHQLTSALSRMTQGLRWVRFTLGRSSSVNQNQSPLRQLDNGVSGREEDDDVEMLIPVSDVASDFDMNDCSRPLLDLSSDQGPGLRQPYSATHHGVRSCSRDGPCESCGIVHTAQIPDTCLEATVKNETSDDEALLLC; encoded by the exons CTTGTGGAGATATTCCAGAACAAATCCGATCACCAAGTGGGACAATCACAAGTCCAGGGTGGCCCTCTGAGTATCCTGCCCGAATCAACTGTAGCTGGTACATCCATGCAAACCCAGGGGAGATCATTACTATAAG ctttcaaGATTTTGATGTTCAAGGATCACGACGATGCAGCTCAGATTGGTTAACAATTGGAAGCCACAAGAATATTGAAGGCTATAGAGCATGCGGCTCCTCCATTCCTTCACCGTACATCTCTTCACAGGATCATGTTTGGATCAGATTTCATTCAGATGATAGCATCTCCAGAAAAGGCTTCAGATTAGCCTACTTTGCTG ggaAATCTGATGAACCAAATTGTGATTGTGACCAGTTTCATTGTGCTAATGGGAAGTGTATTCCAGAAAGTTGGAAATGTAATAATATGGATGAATGTGGAGATAACTCAGATGAAGAAATCTGTGCCAAAGCTAATCCTCAGACAGCTTCTTCCTTTCAACCTTGTGCTTACAATCAGTTCCAGTGTCTTTCTCGCTTCACCAAGCTTTACACTTGCCTTCCAGAATCTTTAAAATGTGATGGTAACATTGATTGTCTTGACCTAGGAGATGAAGTAGACTGTCATGTGCCAACATGTGGGCAGTGGTTAAAATACTTTTATGGTACTTTCAGTTCTCCCAATTATCCTGACTTCTATCCACCTGGAAGCAACTGCACCTGGCTGATAGACACTGGTGATCATCGCAAAGTAATTTTGCGATTCACTGATTTTAAACTTGATGGTACAGGTTACGGAGACTATGTCAAAATATATGATGGATTAGAGGAGAATCCACGGAGGCTGTTGCGTGTGCTAACAGCATTTGACTCTCATGCTCCCCTCACAGTTGTTTCATCCTCAGGACAGATAAGAGTGCATTTTTGTGCTGACAAAGTGAATGCTGCAAGAGGATTCAATGCCACCTATCAAGTAGATGGCTTCTGTTTGCCCTGGGAAATCCCATGTGGTGGAAATTGGGGTTGCTACACAGAGCAGCAACGCTGTGATGGCTACTGGCACTGTCCAAATGGAAGGGATGAAACCAACTGCACCATGTGCCAAAGAGATGAGTTTCCCTGCTCTCGAAATGGTGTTTGCTACCCTCGTTCAGATCGCTGCAACTACCAGAATCATTGCCCTAATGGGTcagatgaaaaaaattgtttcttctgtCAGCCAGGAAACTTTCATTGTAAAAACAACCGCTGTGTGTTTGAGAGCTGGGTTTGTGATTCTCAAGATGACTGTGGTGATGGCAGTGATGAAGAGAATTGCCCAGTCATTGTGCCCACTAGAGTAATAACTGCAGCTGTCATTGGGAGTCTTATCTGTGGATTGCTGCTTGTCATTGCACTGGGATGTACTTGTAAATTGTACTCACTCAGGATGTTTGAGCGAAG atcATTTGAAACTCATTTGTCAAGGGTTGAGGCTGAACTGTTAAGAAGAGAAGCTCCTCCATCCTATGGACAGTTAATTGCCCAGGGTTTAATTCCACCAGTTGAAGATTTTCCTGTTTGTTCACCAAATCAG GCTTCAGTTCTGGAAAACCTGAGACTAGCAGTACGATCTCAGCTTGGATTTACCTCAATCAGACTTCCTATTGCTGGCAGATCAAGTAACATTTGGAATCgaatttttaattttgcaaggtCACGTCATTCTGGATCATTGGCATTGGTCTCAGCGGATGGAGATGATGTTGCCAGCCAAAGTACTAGTAGAGAAGCTGAAAGAAATAATACTCACAGAAGTCTGTTTTCAGTTGAATCTGATGATacagacacagaaaatgagagaagagacaCAGCAGGAGCAGTTGGTGGTGTTGCTGCCACCTTGCCTCAGAAAGTCCCACCTGCAACAGCAATAGAAGCAACAGTTGGAGCATGTGGGAGTTCCTCTGCTCAGAGCGGCAGTAGCGGTAACACGGATAGTGGAAGAGAAGTGACGAGTGTAGAGCCCCCAAGCACAAGTCCCGCACGTCACCAGCTCACTAGCGCACTAAGTCGTATGACTCAAGGCTTACGCTGGGTACGCTTTACTTTAGGGAGATCAAGCTCAGTGAATCAGAACCAAAGTCCTTTGAGACAGCTTGATAATGGGGTAAGTGGAAGAGAAGAGGATGATGATGTTGAAATGTTAATTCCAGTCTCTGATGTAGCATCAGACTTTGACATGAATGACTGTTCAAGACCTCTACTTGATCTCAGCTCAGATCAAGGACCAGGGCTTAGACAGCCTTACAGTGCAACACATCACGGTGTAAGGTCATGCAGTCGAGATGGCCCCTGTGAGAGCTGTGGCATCGTACACACTGCCCAGATACCCGACACTTGCTTAGAAGCAACAGTGAAAAATGAAACTAGTGACGATGAGGCATTATTACTCTGCTAG
- the LRP12 gene encoding low-density lipoprotein receptor-related protein 12 isoform X2, which translates to MAPWGSAEGSPAWRSAQLLLLVVSCCGNGALAEHSENVHISGVSTACGDIPEQIRSPSGTITSPGWPSEYPARINCSWYIHANPGEIITISFQDFDVQGSRRCSSDWLTIGSHKNIEGYRACGSSIPSPYISSQDHVWIRFHSDDSISRKGFRLAYFAGKSDEPNCDCDQFHCANGKCIPESWKCNNMDECGDNSDEEICAKANPQTASSFQPCAYNQFQCLSRFTKLYTCLPESLKCDGNIDCLDLGDEVDCHVPTCGQWLKYFYGTFSSPNYPDFYPPGSNCTWLIDTGDHRKVILRFTDFKLDGTGYGDYVKIYDGLEENPRRLLRVLTAFDSHAPLTVVSSSGQIRVHFCADKVNAARGFNATYQVDGFCLPWEIPCGGNWGCYTEQQRCDGYWHCPNGRDETNCTMCQRDEFPCSRNGVCYPRSDRCNYQNHCPNGSDEKNCFFCQPGNFHCKNNRCVFESWVCDSQDDCGDGSDEENCPVIVPTRVITAAVIGSLICGLLLVIALGCTCKLYSLRMFERRVEAELLRREAPPSYGQLIAQGLIPPVEDFPVCSPNQASVLENLRLAVRSQLGFTSIRLPIAGRSSNIWNRIFNFARSRHSGSLALVSADGDDVASQSTSREAERNNTHRSLFSVESDDTDTENERRDTAGAVGGVAATLPQKVPPATAIEATVGACGSSSAQSGSSGNTDSGREVTSVEPPSTSPARHQLTSALSRMTQGLRWVRFTLGRSSSVNQNQSPLRQLDNGVSGREEDDDVEMLIPVSDVASDFDMNDCSRPLLDLSSDQGPGLRQPYSATHHGVRSCSRDGPCESCGIVHTAQIPDTCLEATVKNETSDDEALLLC; encoded by the exons GAAATGGTGCTCTTGCAGAACATTCTGAAAATGTGCATATTTCAGGAGTGTCAACGG CTTGTGGAGATATTCCAGAACAAATCCGATCACCAAGTGGGACAATCACAAGTCCAGGGTGGCCCTCTGAGTATCCTGCCCGAATCAACTGTAGCTGGTACATCCATGCAAACCCAGGGGAGATCATTACTATAAG ctttcaaGATTTTGATGTTCAAGGATCACGACGATGCAGCTCAGATTGGTTAACAATTGGAAGCCACAAGAATATTGAAGGCTATAGAGCATGCGGCTCCTCCATTCCTTCACCGTACATCTCTTCACAGGATCATGTTTGGATCAGATTTCATTCAGATGATAGCATCTCCAGAAAAGGCTTCAGATTAGCCTACTTTGCTG ggaAATCTGATGAACCAAATTGTGATTGTGACCAGTTTCATTGTGCTAATGGGAAGTGTATTCCAGAAAGTTGGAAATGTAATAATATGGATGAATGTGGAGATAACTCAGATGAAGAAATCTGTGCCAAAGCTAATCCTCAGACAGCTTCTTCCTTTCAACCTTGTGCTTACAATCAGTTCCAGTGTCTTTCTCGCTTCACCAAGCTTTACACTTGCCTTCCAGAATCTTTAAAATGTGATGGTAACATTGATTGTCTTGACCTAGGAGATGAAGTAGACTGTCATGTGCCAACATGTGGGCAGTGGTTAAAATACTTTTATGGTACTTTCAGTTCTCCCAATTATCCTGACTTCTATCCACCTGGAAGCAACTGCACCTGGCTGATAGACACTGGTGATCATCGCAAAGTAATTTTGCGATTCACTGATTTTAAACTTGATGGTACAGGTTACGGAGACTATGTCAAAATATATGATGGATTAGAGGAGAATCCACGGAGGCTGTTGCGTGTGCTAACAGCATTTGACTCTCATGCTCCCCTCACAGTTGTTTCATCCTCAGGACAGATAAGAGTGCATTTTTGTGCTGACAAAGTGAATGCTGCAAGAGGATTCAATGCCACCTATCAAGTAGATGGCTTCTGTTTGCCCTGGGAAATCCCATGTGGTGGAAATTGGGGTTGCTACACAGAGCAGCAACGCTGTGATGGCTACTGGCACTGTCCAAATGGAAGGGATGAAACCAACTGCACCATGTGCCAAAGAGATGAGTTTCCCTGCTCTCGAAATGGTGTTTGCTACCCTCGTTCAGATCGCTGCAACTACCAGAATCATTGCCCTAATGGGTcagatgaaaaaaattgtttcttctgtCAGCCAGGAAACTTTCATTGTAAAAACAACCGCTGTGTGTTTGAGAGCTGGGTTTGTGATTCTCAAGATGACTGTGGTGATGGCAGTGATGAAGAGAATTGCCCAGTCATTGTGCCCACTAGAGTAATAACTGCAGCTGTCATTGGGAGTCTTATCTGTGGATTGCTGCTTGTCATTGCACTGGGATGTACTTGTAAATTGTACTCACTCAGGATGTTTGAGCGAAG GGTTGAGGCTGAACTGTTAAGAAGAGAAGCTCCTCCATCCTATGGACAGTTAATTGCCCAGGGTTTAATTCCACCAGTTGAAGATTTTCCTGTTTGTTCACCAAATCAG GCTTCAGTTCTGGAAAACCTGAGACTAGCAGTACGATCTCAGCTTGGATTTACCTCAATCAGACTTCCTATTGCTGGCAGATCAAGTAACATTTGGAATCgaatttttaattttgcaaggtCACGTCATTCTGGATCATTGGCATTGGTCTCAGCGGATGGAGATGATGTTGCCAGCCAAAGTACTAGTAGAGAAGCTGAAAGAAATAATACTCACAGAAGTCTGTTTTCAGTTGAATCTGATGATacagacacagaaaatgagagaagagacaCAGCAGGAGCAGTTGGTGGTGTTGCTGCCACCTTGCCTCAGAAAGTCCCACCTGCAACAGCAATAGAAGCAACAGTTGGAGCATGTGGGAGTTCCTCTGCTCAGAGCGGCAGTAGCGGTAACACGGATAGTGGAAGAGAAGTGACGAGTGTAGAGCCCCCAAGCACAAGTCCCGCACGTCACCAGCTCACTAGCGCACTAAGTCGTATGACTCAAGGCTTACGCTGGGTACGCTTTACTTTAGGGAGATCAAGCTCAGTGAATCAGAACCAAAGTCCTTTGAGACAGCTTGATAATGGGGTAAGTGGAAGAGAAGAGGATGATGATGTTGAAATGTTAATTCCAGTCTCTGATGTAGCATCAGACTTTGACATGAATGACTGTTCAAGACCTCTACTTGATCTCAGCTCAGATCAAGGACCAGGGCTTAGACAGCCTTACAGTGCAACACATCACGGTGTAAGGTCATGCAGTCGAGATGGCCCCTGTGAGAGCTGTGGCATCGTACACACTGCCCAGATACCCGACACTTGCTTAGAAGCAACAGTGAAAAATGAAACTAGTGACGATGAGGCATTATTACTCTGCTAG